In Ostrea edulis chromosome 4, xbOstEdul1.1, whole genome shotgun sequence, a single window of DNA contains:
- the LOC130053791 gene encoding uncharacterized protein LOC130053791: protein MTINTAQTEKLQIRHKEVENIEEFTYLGSIISTTGGTDEDIKARKRKAQQAFAMLKPVWRNTTLRTSTKLRLFNSNVKSVLLYGSETWRETSASIKTLQVFLNRCLRIILGVRWPDTINNKELWKRTKQEPIEITIRTRRWKWIGHTLRKPNTSITKQALEWNPQGKRKRGRPKNTWRRGINAELQAINKTWGETKK from the coding sequence atgacaataaacaCTGCTCAGACAGAGAAACTACAAATAAGACACAAAGAAGTAGAAAATATAGAAGAATTCACATACCTGGGCAGTATCATCAGCACTACAGGTGGAACCGACGAAGACATAAAAGCTCGGAAAAGGAAAGCTCAACAAGCCTTTGCTATGCTAAAACCAGTTTGGAGAAACACCACCTTGAGAACTAGTACCAAACTAAGGCTTTTCAACTCTAATGTCAAATCTGTCCTTCTCTATGGGTCCGAAACTTGGAGAGAAACATCAGCATCCATCAAGACACTCCAAGTCTTCTTAAACCGCTGCCTAAGAATCATCCTTGGTGTGAGATGGCCAGATACGATTAACAACAAAGAACTGTGGAAAAGAACCAAACAAGAACCAATTGAGATAACAATTAGAACAAGAAGATGGAAGTGGATTGGACACACATTAAGAAAACCTAACACCAGCATAACTAAACAAGCTCTAGAATGGAATCCACAAGGCAAACGTAAGAGGGGTAGACCGAAAAACACTTGGCGTAGAGGGATCAATGCAGAGTTACAGGCCATCAATAAAACATGGGGAGAAACCAAAAAATAG